The genomic stretch CTCCCACGACCCTCATCGGTCTTCCCGAATGCAACGTGGGCATCTTCCCGGCCGGTGGGGGGACCCAGCGGCTTCCCCGTTTGATCGGGTATTCCGCCATAGAGCTGATCCTGAAGGGCTCCATGCTGCCGGCGGCCAGGGCGCTGGAAAAGGGGATCATCGACCGCCTGGTGCCGGCCGACGGCGACCTTCTTGCCGAAGCAAAGGCGTTCATGAAGGAGATCATTGCCGGAACGGCCGACCTGAAACGGGTGGAGCAGGATTTTTCCCAGATCGACGATATCATGGAAATGGCCCGCCAGGGCGTGTTGAAAGCGACCCGCGGCCGTGAGATCCCCGGCCCCATGCTGGCCATGAAATCGATCCAGGAAGGGGTGAAGATGCCCATCGAAAAGGGGCTGGAAAATGAAAAGACCATCTTTGTTGAAGCGGCCCTGTCGAAAGAGGCAAAGGGAAGCATCAACACCTTCTTCATCAAGACCATGACGGACAAGCCAAAGTCCATGATGACCAGGGGGTTTGAGCCCAAGCCGTTGAAAAAGGTCGCCGTTCTGGGATTCGGCACCATGGGACGGGGGATCGTCATCGACATTTTACGGCGCACGCAACTGCCTGTGATAGTGAAGGACATTCCCGAAGCCCTTGAACCGGGGAAGGAATTCATCAGGAAGATCTTCACCGGGATGGCCGAAAAGAAACGTCTCAAGGTTCCCGTTGACGACCTGATGAGCCGTATCACCGTTACCTCGGAGTATTCCGAGGATTTCAAGGATGTGGACCTTGTCGTGGAGGCCGTGTTCGAGGACCTTTCCGTGAAGGAGCAGGTCTATAAGGAACTCTGTGGCGTTGTGCCCGCCGATTGCGTTATCGCCAGCAACACCTCGTCGATACCGATCACGACCATGTCGCAATACGTAACGGATCCGGAGCGGTTCGGCGGCATCCATTTCTTCTCGCCTGTGTGGAAGATGCAGCTCGTCGAGGTCATCCGGGGAGAAAAAACCGCCCAGGATACTGTCGATAATCTTCTGAACTTCTCGGCCCTGATAAAGAAACGGCCGATCGTCTGCAACGACAATCCCGGATTCGTCGTCAACGCGCTCCTGTTCCCCTATCTGGTCAATGCGCTGGAATATGTGGAAAAAGGGAATTCCATCGAAGCGGTGGATGGTGCCATGGTGCGCTTCGGAATGCCCGTCGGCCCCCTGCGGCTGGTCGACGAAGTGGGTATCGATGTGCCCTACAAGGCGCTCAAGGGAATGGGCGTCCAGCAGAAGACTCTCGAAAATGTGGTCAATGACGGCCGTCTCGGTCTCAAGAAATCGGGGAAGGGCTTCTTCCTCAAGGACGGCAGCGTCGATCCCGATGTCCTGCCCCTCATCGCTTTACGAGAGCCGCAGGCGATGACCGAGGAGGAGATACAGACGGGCATGCTCACGGCCATGGTCCAGGTGGGCAAGGACCTTCTCGAACGGAAGGTCGTCGCCGACCCGCGGATGATCGACGTGGGAATGATCTGGGGAACGGGATTCCCCCCCGAAAAGGGCGGACCTTTGAAGTGGTCGGACCTGACGGGGTTGAGTAAGAAGTTGTTCGGCAAGAACTTCTATTGATGGCGACTTCGTAAAAAGTCCATATGCTGCGTTGCGCTTCATCCTTCGTCACTGCGACGTACGAAAAAGTACGACTCATTCCTCAGGATTCGCGCGCCTTGCCTCTGGAGCTTTTTACGAAGCCGATCCCGTTTTCGCAGGCTTTGCGGTCTTGACTTGCGACGGCGCCGGGTGCGGACTATCCGGCGCCGTTCTTTATTTTTTTGTTGCAGAAAAGGGGTCGAGGGGTCAGCGGTGGGCACCTTTATCCATGCTCCGGCCGCTGTACCCTTACCGTGTATTAATATAAGGCATGCATTCGCCGAGGTACAGCCCCAGGAGGTAGGGCTTCTGGGATAAAAAGGCCATTGCCTGGTTTCGTACCTCCAGTTCGGCGAAGCCGACGCTGTAGCGCCGGGTCACGTAATCAAAAGTAATGCTGCGCGCGAAATAGAGGGGTTTCAAGGCGTTGATGATATCCGCCTTCGCGGAGTCCTTTGCCCCGTCGAACAGGTACATCAGGCTGTAGACGATCTGGGACCAGAGCATGATATCGATATCGTAGTAGTCCATTTCGATCATGTCATGAAATCTTCGAAAGCCGTACGGGCTCAGATACCATTTGACCAGGTCCTTGTAAGTTTCGTATTCATTCCTGCATTTGTGTTTCAGGTCCACGATATCTATGGAGAGCGCCTGGGCTTCCTTCATTTTCTGCAGACCGAAGAGTTCCACCGTCTTGACATCCATCTGCCAGTCCGTCTTCTGTCCCTTTGTGAGCCAGGCATTCAGCCACACGGACCGGTGCGCGAGGAGTATCGTGAAAAGGGTATGGACGACCTCTTCGAACATGGTTCCCAGCTTCGGGGAGCTGGCGTTGTGGACCTTGTTCCCCAATCCGGTCTGGCAGACGCGGAAACCGCCGAAGAAGGCGTTGAGGGACATGAATATGTCGATGCCGTAATGGCGGATGCGATCGTCCCACTCCTGTTCCAGCCAGAAGGAGCAGAGTCCCGGGGAAAATGAGAACTCGCCGCCGATGGGCTGGCGGACGTCGTAGCCCGCCAGGGCGAATACCAGGGGATAGCAGAGATGGTTCGTGATCGTTCCGTCGAACTGGTGCCGTGAATAAAGGGGGGTAACGTAGTCGTATCCTTCGAGAATGGGACCACCGAGGTACTTTATCCAGATCGGCCTGATCGAACGGAGGTCGGCGTCGACGACGATGGTCGCCTTGGATTGCACGTCGCGGCAGAAGTGAAAGAGATTCCAGAAATTATTTCCCTTTCCCCGCACCCCTTCGGGTGTTGAAATATATTTCCTGTCGATCCCTTCGGGTATCTCCGCGGCGAGGAAGGCTTCCCTTGTTCCGTCGGGGCTGTTGTTGTCGCAATTGACGATGACGCTCCGCATATCGGGATAGTAGGTCTTCAGCCCCTCACCGGCCGTTTGCGTGACGTGGCGGATCGTTTTCGCTTCGCTGTACGATGGGATACCGACGACAATGTCGTATCGTTCTTCCATGGGTCCCTCCCCGATGTGTGACATGACCTGTTATCAACGGTAAGTCCACACAACGTAACGATATTTTACAAAAACTGTCAACTGTTTTGTCGCTGCCGTCCGGCGGGGAGGACGATCCTGGGCACGAAAGAAAAAAAAGCGCCTTTGTGAAAAAGGCGCTTTTACCTGTTATTTCTGGTGGAGATGAGGGGGATCGAACCCCTGGCCTCGGCGTTGCGAACGCCGCGCTCTCCCAGCTGAGCTACATCCCCACATATATGCGTGGTATCGCTCGAAAGCGGAAACACTGGAAAAAGCTTCCTATCATGTTCGATTGGTTCTTTCAAGGGGAAAAGGGATCCTGAACGGGTCGGTCGAGTGGCGGGGAGGGTATCTTCATCGACCGGAAATCTTTGACAAATCGAAATAAACATGGTTTTTTGTATAAACATCGGCCGATGTATAAAAGACCACAGGATCCCTTGTGCTCCTCCGGTTTTTCACCTCTTCCATGATCGCCATGACACGTGCCGCGCCTGATAGTTTCCGGTAGTTGCAGCAGGTTTTCAGAAAAGGAGGTTTTGCTCATGAACCTTTATGCGGAACGCACCGCCATGCTGGGAACGGAGAGCGCCTTCAAGATGGGCGGCGACATCGCCCGCTGCGAGGAGCGGGGGATGTCCGTCATTCGACTGAACCTGGGGGAACCGGATTTTTCCACTGCAGAGGCGATCAACGAGGTGGCCGTTACCGAGATCCGCCGGGGAAACAGCCACTATACAGACCCCCAGGGAATTCCCGCCCTGCGGGAGTGCATCGCGGAGCAGATCGCGCGGACGCGGGGTATCCCCGCCGACCCTGGGCGGGTGGTCGTCACCCCGGGCGCGAAGGCCATCGTCGCCTATTCCGTGCTGGCCTATGTCAACAGCGGCGATGAGGTCATCTATCCCAGCCCCTGCTACCCCATCTATGAATCGTGGATAACCTTCGTGGGCGCCCGGCCCGTGCCTCTTCATCTCAGAGAGTCACAGGGGTTCCGCTTCACGGCCAGCGAACTGGAGCGGCTCATCACTTCCCGGACGAAGCTCATTATCATCAATTCACCCTCCAATCCGACGGGCGGCGTCCTGACGGGGGACGACCTCTCCGCCATGGCCCGGGTCATCGGGGAACAGGCACCGGCTCAGTGCCGTATCCTGTCGGATGAGATCTACGAGCACATCATCTTTGACGGCCGGGAGCACCGGAGCGTGTCTTCCTGTCCCGGCATGGCCGAACGGACCGTCCTCTTGAGCGGCCACTCGAAAAGTTACGCCATGACGGGATGGCGCCTGGGGTATGCCCTGCTCCCCTCACGGGACGAGGCGCTTCTCTTCAGGCAGTTCAACATCAATATCTTTTCCTGCGTTCCGCCGTTCATCCAGGAAGCGGGAAGGGAAGCGATCGAAAATACCGCGAACCTGACCGTGGTCGCCGGAATGGTGCGAGAATTCCAGGAACGCCGTGATCTTGTCGTAGAGGGTCTGAACCGTATCAGGGGGATCCATTGCGTGAAGCCCGAGGGCGCCTTCTATGTCTTCCCCAACATTGAAGGTGTCTGTGAGAACCTCAGTGTCATCGCGGCCCATGACGCGCTTCCCCGGGAACTGAGGCCCCTGACCAGCCCCGCCGGCCTGTTCCAGATGTTCCTTCTTTATTGTCACGGTGTGGCCACCATGGACCGGAGGTCCTTCGGGGTGATCGGCTGTGAGGGGCAGCACTTCCTGCGACTGTCGACGGCTGCGGGCATACCGGATCTCAAGGAAGGGCTTGTTCGCATTGAACGGGCCGCGGCTGACCGGTCCGGCTTCGAAGCTTTTGTTCGGGAAGGGAAAAACCTCTATCTGGGTGCCCCCTGACGGGTGGCTGCTCAGTCAAATACCTTCAGGGACCGGGCCTTCTCGTATATCTCGCGGGCCTTTTCATCGAGCCCCTCGGCGGCGCAGGATTCAATGATGCTGCGATAGTAAAAAGGATTGTGCGGATCCATCTCAAGTGCCTGTTCAAAGGCATCGATGGCCCGATGATGATACCCCTCCGACGCAAGGGCGTTTCCCAGCCGGTTGTAGAACCCCTCCGCCGATGCGGGGTCGATGGTGACGGCCCGTTCGTAGGATTTCCATGCTTCGTCGAGCCTGCCCTGCCTGATCTGTATGTCGCCGAGCGTGCAATGGTGCAGGGCTTTCTCAAAGCAGAGGTCGATGGACCGGCGAACGGCGGCCTCGGCCCGCTCGACCTGCCCGGCCTCGAGGAGGGCGAACCCCATCCGGTGATAGACGGCGGGTGCCTCCGACGGCTCTATTTCCGCGGCGCGGCCGTAAGCCGCCTCCGCCTTTTCATAGTCGCCGGCGGCGATATACGTGGATGCCAGGG from Deltaproteobacteria bacterium encodes the following:
- a CDS encoding tetratricopeptide repeat protein, which translates into the protein MGEKTQQVDQFRDHADQLLEEERYEEAIELYLKLLAMNPGDESLLMSLAWAYNDSGQSDKALEYFEILFERELKRSVFTGFAFDELVRIYRSEGKFDRLVNMCERVVDMQPGDVALLTTLGDACLKADRLERAAEIFELLTDMEPDAPVLFCSLASTYIAAGDYEKAEAAYGRAAEIEPSEAPAVYHRMGFALLEAGQVERAEAAVRRSIDLCFEKALHHCTLGDIQIRQGRLDEAWKSYERAVTIDPASAEGFYNRLGNALASEGYHHRAIDAFEQALEMDPHNPFYYRSIIESCAAEGLDEKAREIYEKARSLKVFD
- a CDS encoding enoyl-CoA hydratase/isomerase family protein; the encoded protein is MDFRGIFQLNKEDDIGIATFNLVKDSMNTWTEEMLLSFQECVDHLATDDTLKGVIFISGKPNTFLAGANLNVIADFTGPEEVKAALDALHAPFNKLGTLPFPTMVAINGHCLGGGLEFSLACTARIAKESPTTLIGLPECNVGIFPAGGGTQRLPRLIGYSAIELILKGSMLPAARALEKGIIDRLVPADGDLLAEAKAFMKEIIAGTADLKRVEQDFSQIDDIMEMARQGVLKATRGREIPGPMLAMKSIQEGVKMPIEKGLENEKTIFVEAALSKEAKGSINTFFIKTMTDKPKSMMTRGFEPKPLKKVAVLGFGTMGRGIVIDILRRTQLPVIVKDIPEALEPGKEFIRKIFTGMAEKKRLKVPVDDLMSRITVTSEYSEDFKDVDLVVEAVFEDLSVKEQVYKELCGVVPADCVIASNTSSIPITTMSQYVTDPERFGGIHFFSPVWKMQLVEVIRGEKTAQDTVDNLLNFSALIKKRPIVCNDNPGFVVNALLFPYLVNALEYVEKGNSIEAVDGAMVRFGMPVGPLRLVDEVGIDVPYKALKGMGVQQKTLENVVNDGRLGLKKSGKGFFLKDGSVDPDVLPLIALREPQAMTEEEIQTGMLTAMVQVGKDLLERKVVADPRMIDVGMIWGTGFPPEKGGPLKWSDLTGLSKKLFGKNFY
- a CDS encoding aminotransferase class I/II-fold pyridoxal phosphate-dependent enzyme, yielding MNLYAERTAMLGTESAFKMGGDIARCEERGMSVIRLNLGEPDFSTAEAINEVAVTEIRRGNSHYTDPQGIPALRECIAEQIARTRGIPADPGRVVVTPGAKAIVAYSVLAYVNSGDEVIYPSPCYPIYESWITFVGARPVPLHLRESQGFRFTASELERLITSRTKLIIINSPSNPTGGVLTGDDLSAMARVIGEQAPAQCRILSDEIYEHIIFDGREHRSVSSCPGMAERTVLLSGHSKSYAMTGWRLGYALLPSRDEALLFRQFNINIFSCVPPFIQEAGREAIENTANLTVVAGMVREFQERRDLVVEGLNRIRGIHCVKPEGAFYVFPNIEGVCENLSVIAAHDALPRELRPLTSPAGLFQMFLLYCHGVATMDRRSFGVIGCEGQHFLRLSTAAGIPDLKEGLVRIERAAADRSGFEAFVREGKNLYLGAP
- a CDS encoding glycosyltransferase → MEERYDIVVGIPSYSEAKTIRHVTQTAGEGLKTYYPDMRSVIVNCDNNSPDGTREAFLAAEIPEGIDRKYISTPEGVRGKGNNFWNLFHFCRDVQSKATIVVDADLRSIRPIWIKYLGGPILEGYDYVTPLYSRHQFDGTITNHLCYPLVFALAGYDVRQPIGGEFSFSPGLCSFWLEQEWDDRIRHYGIDIFMSLNAFFGGFRVCQTGLGNKVHNASSPKLGTMFEEVVHTLFTILLAHRSVWLNAWLTKGQKTDWQMDVKTVELFGLQKMKEAQALSIDIVDLKHKCRNEYETYKDLVKWYLSPYGFRRFHDMIEMDYYDIDIMLWSQIVYSLMYLFDGAKDSAKADIINALKPLYFARSITFDYVTRRYSVGFAELEVRNQAMAFLSQKPYLLGLYLGECMPYINTR